One genomic window of Hymenobacter radiodurans includes the following:
- a CDS encoding efflux RND transporter permease subunit, with translation MKWIIESALRLRLVVVILFGVLLVAGLQVVRNTPLDVFPEFAPPYVEVQTEAPGLSTAEVEALVSVPLENALNGTPEVKKIRSKSVLGLSSVVLYFPQGIDINNARQAVQERLARVAPTLPGVARPPVMLSPLSSTSRVLKIGVSSDSLTQVEMTTLARWSIRPRLMAVPGVANVAIWGQRDRQLQVLVNPEQLRTLGLTLVEVEKAAADATTLAGGGFIDSPNQRLAVSQSSAIQTAADLAQMPVTFRNGVSLKLGEVAQVVEGFPAPIGDAVINDGPGLLLIVEKQPGANTLDVTRQVEAALNAMRPGLKGLEIDSTIFRPATFIEMSLSNLNKSLLIGCVLVVLVLLFFLYEWRTALISALALPTSLIAAALALRYSGKTIDTMVLAGLIIALGEVVDDAIIDVENIMRRLRLNKEAGSPKTSFAVVYEASMEVRSAVIYGSVIVALVLLPIFLLPGLSGAFFQPLAFAYVLAILASLFVALTLTPALALLLLPKAAEKESKDAPVVAWLKRRYARVLPGLLARPKRVAWSLTGVAVVSMLLVPFFGQEFLPNFKEYDFLMHWVEKPGTSLQAMSRITVRASKELRAIPGVRNFGAHIGRAEVADEVVGPNFTELWISVDPKVDYEGTVAKIQEVVDGYPGLYRDLLTYLRERIKEVLTGTSATIVVRIFGPDLDQLYAKAKEVGSKLEGVEGVVDLKVQQQTLVPQIQVKMKPEAAARFGLSPGTVLQAISTLVKGRKVGEIYQEQKIFDVAVWGQPAVRSDFGAVRELLIGLPGGGAVPLKEVADVRIVPTPNEITREASSRRIDVTLNVRGRDLGSVARDVQAQVDGVAFGNGYHPEILGEYAERQASQNRMALLVCLSLIGIFLVLYTDFGTVRLATLGILSLFFAVSGCLLAAFLTGGVLSLGSIVGFITVLGVAARNSIMLVSHYQHLEREEGMPFSRELVIRGSLERVSPIIMTALTSVLALLPIILAGNEPGAEIEHPMAVVILGGVITSTVLNLLGMPALYWAFGRAKGAKEAS, from the coding sequence ATGAAGTGGATAATCGAATCGGCACTGCGGCTGCGGCTGGTGGTCGTCATCTTGTTTGGCGTCTTGCTGGTGGCCGGCCTGCAGGTGGTGCGCAACACGCCCCTGGACGTGTTCCCGGAGTTTGCGCCGCCCTACGTGGAGGTGCAGACCGAAGCGCCGGGCCTAAGCACGGCCGAGGTGGAAGCCCTGGTGAGCGTGCCCCTGGAAAACGCCCTGAACGGCACGCCCGAGGTGAAGAAAATCCGGTCGAAGTCGGTGCTGGGGCTCTCGTCGGTAGTCTTGTATTTCCCGCAGGGCATCGACATCAACAACGCCCGGCAGGCGGTACAGGAACGACTGGCGCGGGTAGCACCTACCTTGCCTGGCGTGGCCCGCCCGCCGGTCATGCTCTCGCCCTTATCCTCTACCAGCCGGGTGCTGAAGATTGGCGTGTCGTCGGACAGCCTCACGCAGGTGGAGATGACCACGCTGGCCCGCTGGAGCATCCGCCCGCGCCTGATGGCCGTGCCCGGCGTGGCCAACGTGGCCATCTGGGGGCAGCGCGACCGGCAATTACAGGTACTGGTGAACCCCGAGCAGCTGCGCACCCTGGGCCTCACCCTGGTCGAAGTGGAAAAGGCCGCGGCCGATGCCACCACGCTGGCCGGCGGCGGCTTCATCGATTCGCCCAACCAGCGCCTGGCCGTCTCGCAAAGCTCGGCCATCCAGACCGCCGCCGACCTAGCCCAGATGCCGGTAACCTTCCGCAACGGCGTGAGTTTGAAGCTGGGCGAAGTGGCGCAGGTGGTCGAAGGCTTCCCCGCGCCCATCGGCGACGCCGTGATTAACGATGGGCCGGGCCTGCTACTCATCGTGGAAAAGCAGCCCGGCGCGAATACCCTGGACGTGACGCGCCAGGTGGAAGCCGCGCTCAATGCCATGCGGCCAGGGTTGAAGGGGCTGGAAATCGACTCGACCATCTTCCGGCCCGCGACCTTTATTGAGATGTCGCTCAGCAACCTGAACAAGTCGCTGCTCATCGGCTGCGTGCTGGTGGTGCTGGTGCTGCTGTTCTTCCTCTACGAGTGGCGCACGGCCCTGATTAGCGCCCTGGCGCTGCCCACGTCCCTCATCGCGGCGGCGCTGGCCTTGCGCTACTCCGGCAAAACCATCGACACCATGGTGCTGGCCGGCCTCATCATCGCCCTGGGCGAGGTGGTCGACGATGCCATCATCGACGTGGAAAACATCATGCGCCGGTTGCGGCTCAACAAGGAGGCCGGCTCCCCCAAAACATCCTTTGCCGTGGTCTACGAAGCTTCGATGGAGGTGCGCTCGGCCGTTATCTATGGCTCGGTTATCGTGGCGCTGGTCCTGCTGCCCATTTTCCTGCTGCCGGGCTTGTCGGGCGCGTTTTTCCAGCCGCTGGCCTTTGCCTACGTGCTGGCCATTTTGGCCTCGCTGTTCGTGGCCCTGACGCTGACGCCGGCACTGGCGCTGCTACTCCTGCCCAAAGCCGCGGAAAAAGAATCCAAGGATGCGCCCGTCGTGGCCTGGCTCAAGCGCCGCTACGCCCGCGTGCTGCCCGGCCTGCTGGCCCGGCCCAAGCGCGTGGCCTGGTCGCTGACCGGCGTGGCGGTGGTGTCGATGCTGCTGGTCCCGTTTTTCGGGCAGGAGTTCCTGCCCAACTTCAAGGAATACGACTTTCTGATGCACTGGGTGGAGAAGCCCGGCACCTCGCTGCAGGCCATGTCGCGCATCACGGTGCGGGCCAGCAAGGAGCTGCGCGCCATCCCCGGCGTGCGCAACTTCGGCGCCCACATCGGCCGGGCCGAAGTAGCGGATGAGGTCGTAGGACCCAATTTCACGGAGCTCTGGATTTCCGTGGACCCCAAGGTGGACTACGAAGGCACCGTGGCCAAAATCCAGGAAGTGGTGGACGGCTACCCCGGCCTCTACCGCGACCTGCTGACCTACCTGCGCGAACGAATCAAGGAGGTGCTGACGGGTACCTCGGCTACCATCGTCGTCCGCATATTTGGCCCCGACCTCGACCAGCTCTATGCCAAGGCCAAGGAAGTGGGCAGTAAGCTCGAAGGCGTGGAGGGCGTAGTCGACCTGAAAGTGCAGCAGCAAACCCTCGTGCCCCAGATTCAGGTGAAGATGAAGCCCGAAGCCGCCGCCCGCTTTGGCCTGAGCCCCGGCACGGTGCTGCAGGCCATCAGCACGCTGGTGAAGGGCCGCAAGGTGGGCGAGATCTACCAGGAGCAGAAGATTTTCGACGTGGCCGTGTGGGGCCAGCCGGCGGTGCGCTCCGACTTCGGGGCCGTGCGCGAGCTGCTCATCGGCCTGCCCGGCGGCGGGGCCGTGCCGCTTAAGGAGGTGGCCGACGTGCGCATTGTGCCCACGCCCAACGAAATCACCCGCGAGGCGTCCTCCCGCCGCATCGACGTCACGCTGAACGTGCGCGGCCGGGACCTGGGCTCGGTGGCCCGCGACGTGCAGGCGCAGGTCGATGGCGTGGCCTTCGGCAACGGCTACCACCCGGAAATTCTGGGCGAGTACGCCGAACGGCAGGCCTCCCAAAACCGCATGGCCCTGCTGGTGTGCCTCTCGCTCATCGGCATCTTTTTGGTGCTCTACACCGACTTCGGCACCGTTCGGCTGGCCACCCTGGGCATCCTGAGCTTGTTTTTTGCCGTGTCAGGCTGTTTGCTGGCGGCATTTCTGACGGGCGGCGTGCTCTCGCTCGGCTCCATTGTGGGCTTTATTACGGTGCTGGGCGTAGCGGCCCGCAACAGCATCATGCTCGTGAGCCACTACCAGCATTTGGAGCGGGAAGAAGGAATGCCCTTTAGCCGAGAGTTAGTCATCCGTGGCTCTCTGGAACGGGTGTCGCCCATTATCATGACGGCCCTGACCTCGGTGCTGGCCCTGCTGCCCATCATCCTGGCGGGCAACGAGCCGGGCGCAGAAATTGAGCACCCGATGGCGGTGGTAATTCTGGGGGGCGTTATTACCTCCACGGTGCTGAACCTGCTGGGTATGCCAGCCTTATACTGGGCCTTCGGGCGCGCGAAAGGGGCTAAGGAAGCTAGCTAA
- a CDS encoding efflux RND transporter periplasmic adaptor subunit, with product MPVFPLFVASRAVALAGLLGLVTACVKEEAVKHVSPSEIANPVKESDLTTVTITEQAEQRLGIKTVAIKTDNVQATREVGGEIQAVPGQAVTIVAPVQGTLRGGATITAGQRVRQGQTLYQLVPLPAERDLLTLDQGTDQARTQLQVAQARLQRAEELLADRAGSVRARDDARADVALAQRALADARARQSALNGRVGGGQALPIKAPLSGVVQRVTVAPGSVVTANTVLVELASLTKVWVRVPLFVGDLRRLGKEQSVTVRPLNGGAPRQARPVEAPTLGGTAGTATADVFYEIDNSDEAFRPGERVAVDVRLGNAAGGATNGAAGAAASTPALTIPAAALLYDASGGQWVYVRTKPRQYTRQRVEVQRAVGDQIVISRGVKAGAEVVTDGAAELFGTEFGGSH from the coding sequence ATGCCCGTATTCCCTCTTTTTGTTGCTTCCCGCGCCGTGGCGCTGGCTGGCCTGCTCGGCCTAGTCACTGCTTGTGTCAAAGAAGAAGCCGTTAAGCATGTCAGCCCTTCCGAGATCGCCAACCCGGTCAAGGAATCGGACCTGACCACCGTGACCATCACCGAGCAGGCGGAACAGCGGCTGGGCATTAAAACCGTGGCCATCAAAACGGATAACGTGCAGGCCACCCGCGAGGTAGGCGGCGAGATTCAAGCCGTGCCGGGCCAGGCCGTTACCATCGTGGCGCCCGTGCAGGGCACGCTGCGCGGGGGTGCCACGATCACGGCCGGCCAGCGCGTGCGGCAGGGTCAGACCCTCTACCAGCTGGTGCCGCTGCCCGCCGAGCGCGACCTGCTCACCCTGGACCAGGGCACGGATCAGGCCCGCACGCAGCTACAGGTAGCCCAGGCCCGCCTGCAGCGGGCCGAGGAGCTGCTGGCCGACCGCGCCGGCAGCGTGCGCGCCCGCGACGATGCCCGCGCCGACGTGGCCTTGGCCCAACGGGCCCTGGCCGATGCCCGCGCCCGCCAGAGCGCGCTGAACGGTAGAGTTGGTGGTGGACAAGCCTTGCCGATCAAAGCGCCCCTGAGCGGGGTGGTGCAGCGCGTGACAGTAGCGCCTGGCTCAGTGGTAACAGCCAACACGGTATTAGTGGAGTTAGCGTCCCTTACGAAGGTTTGGGTACGCGTGCCGCTGTTTGTGGGCGACCTGCGCCGGCTGGGCAAGGAGCAATCCGTGACCGTGCGGCCCCTGAACGGGGGTGCCCCCCGCCAGGCCCGGCCGGTGGAAGCGCCCACCCTCGGGGGCACGGCCGGGACGGCCACGGCCGACGTGTTTTACGAAATTGACAACTCCGACGAGGCGTTCCGGCCCGGCGAGCGGGTGGCCGTGGACGTGAGGCTGGGCAACGCGGCCGGCGGCGCCACGAACGGCGCTGCGGGAGCGGCGGCCAGTACGCCGGCGCTGACCATTCCGGCGGCGGCGCTGCTCTACGACGCCTCGGGCGGGCAGTGGGTGTACGTGCGCACCAAGCCCCGGCAGTACACCCGCCAGCGGGTGGAAGTGCAGCGGGCGGTGGGGGACCAAATCGTCATCTCGCGGGGCGTAAAAGCCGGCGCGGAGGTTGTGACCGACGGCGCGGCGGAGTTGTTCGGAACCGAATTTGGCGGCAGCCATTAA
- a CDS encoding TolC family protein, with protein sequence MPRDAAVARSFSDAPLPVAVTVTSLNQTPVPLVTSPRWRGLWLLALPLLLTGCAGTKSTYTREHVAQRLRARAGYELGAARTARAPAPALPNLQDGLSEDETVNLALTRNPAFQADLSALALAQADLQDAGLLANPVLSGVTAFGTSPASLALNFASDLLWQRPGRVRAAQLETQRVAESLVSRGLLVSRDAQVSYTDITLADERLRIAREAIAMRAEVARIVRARYRVGEASELETVAPSADSLRAVDDYYRARRDAQVARLRLLATLGLDSVNADSVRFTAAPAAATTVPPLPVLLDSAYAARPDLWAARIGIEGIGKRLRWERSRVFSFVLSLNARLNDPNPVHLGPGAAIGLPIFNRNQGRISRVKAELEQASWQYLALRQTVNLDVREAYAQYEQAAQSVALWERSYLPSLQDALRRSTSAFINGDFPYVQVAETTRQLLDARQRVADARADQRRALARLRYAVGGRF encoded by the coding sequence ATGCCCCGCGATGCAGCCGTTGCACGTTCTTTTTCCGATGCCCCACTACCCGTTGCCGTGACCGTTACCTCCCTGAATCAAACCCCTGTTCCCCTGGTTACCTCACCCCGCTGGCGCGGCCTCTGGCTGTTGGCGCTGCCCCTGCTGCTGACGGGCTGCGCCGGCACCAAGTCCACCTACACCCGTGAGCACGTGGCCCAGCGCCTGCGGGCCCGGGCCGGCTACGAGCTGGGCGCGGCCCGCACGGCCCGCGCCCCGGCTCCTGCGCTGCCCAACCTGCAGGACGGCCTGAGCGAGGACGAAACCGTGAACCTGGCCCTGACGCGCAACCCCGCCTTTCAGGCCGACCTAAGTGCGCTGGCTCTGGCGCAGGCTGACCTGCAGGACGCGGGCCTGCTGGCCAACCCCGTGCTCAGCGGCGTGACGGCCTTTGGCACCTCGCCCGCGTCCCTGGCGTTGAACTTCGCCTCCGATCTGCTCTGGCAGCGCCCCGGCCGGGTCCGGGCCGCCCAGCTGGAAACCCAGCGCGTGGCCGAAAGCCTGGTGTCCCGCGGCCTGCTGGTGAGCCGCGACGCGCAGGTATCGTACACTGACATCACCCTGGCCGATGAGCGGCTACGCATCGCCCGCGAGGCCATTGCCATGCGGGCCGAAGTGGCGCGCATTGTGCGCGCTCGCTACCGCGTGGGCGAAGCCAGCGAGCTGGAAACCGTGGCCCCCAGCGCCGACTCCTTGCGCGCGGTGGATGATTACTACCGCGCCCGCCGCGACGCCCAAGTGGCTCGCCTGCGTCTGCTGGCCACCTTGGGGCTGGATTCGGTAAATGCCGACTCCGTGCGGTTCACTGCGGCCCCTGCGGCGGCTACCACGGTGCCACCACTGCCCGTGCTGCTGGATTCGGCCTACGCCGCCCGGCCCGACCTGTGGGCCGCCCGCATCGGTATTGAGGGCATCGGCAAGCGGCTGCGGTGGGAGCGGAGCCGGGTGTTTTCCTTCGTGCTCTCGCTCAACGCCCGCCTCAACGACCCCAATCCGGTGCACCTAGGGCCGGGCGCGGCCATCGGTCTGCCCATTTTTAACCGCAACCAAGGCCGCATCTCCCGGGTGAAAGCCGAACTGGAGCAGGCTTCCTGGCAGTACCTGGCCTTGCGCCAGACCGTGAACCTGGACGTGCGTGAAGCCTATGCCCAGTACGAGCAGGCTGCGCAGAGCGTAGCCCTGTGGGAGCGCAGCTACCTGCCCAGCCTGCAGGACGCGCTGCGCCGCTCGACCAGCGCCTTCATCAACGGCGACTTTCCCTACGTGCAGGTGGCTGAAACCACCCGCCAATTGCTCGACGCTCGTCAGCGCGTCGCCGACGCCCGCGCCGACCAGCGCCGCGCCCTGGCCCGGCTACGCTACGCCGTGGGCGGCCGGTTTTAA
- a CDS encoding lipid-A-disaccharide synthase N-terminal domain-containing protein produces MALVSTQTAALGLGFMAQLLFSSRIILQWIESERAKRVLVPVRFWQISLISSLLMILYGMLRHDPIILAAQLISYGIYIRNLQLLGEWGKLHGAFRAGAYTFPLAAIGWFVVGTSFFSLRTMLENRIPGGVLVLGAVGQTIFLLRFVYQWLYSERKGESVLPLGFWLVSLIGSALILAYAVLRRPVDYVLILGNVPGIVVYARNVVLLRREIKGLRVEEIEQ; encoded by the coding sequence ATGGCGCTAGTGAGCACCCAAACCGCTGCCTTGGGCCTCGGGTTTATGGCGCAGCTGCTGTTTTCGAGCCGCATTATTCTGCAGTGGATTGAGAGCGAGCGGGCCAAGCGCGTGCTCGTGCCGGTGCGGTTCTGGCAAATCAGCTTGATCTCATCGTTGCTGATGATCCTGTACGGCATGCTGCGCCACGACCCCATTATTCTGGCGGCTCAACTGATCAGCTACGGCATTTACATTCGCAACCTGCAGCTGCTAGGCGAGTGGGGCAAGCTCCACGGCGCTTTTCGGGCGGGCGCTTACACGTTTCCCTTAGCAGCTATTGGCTGGTTTGTGGTCGGCACCTCGTTTTTTAGTCTGCGCACCATGCTCGAAAACCGGATTCCGGGCGGGGTGCTGGTGCTAGGGGCCGTGGGCCAGACCATCTTTCTGCTGCGCTTCGTCTACCAGTGGCTGTACTCCGAGCGCAAGGGCGAGTCGGTGCTGCCCCTGGGCTTCTGGCTGGTCAGCCTGATTGGCTCCGCCCTGATTCTGGCCTATGCCGTGCTGCGCCGCCCCGTGGATTACGTGCTGATTTTGGGTAATGTACCGGGCATCGTGGTGTATGCCCGCAACGTGGTGCTGCTGCGTCGGGAGATCAAAGGGCTGCGGGTGGAGGAAATAGAGCAATGA
- a CDS encoding sensor histidine kinase yields the protein MKLLAATNRYYLLLAGLLFTIGSVLLYVGVLWALREEVEERLFQQREYLTRAVQRTGKLPNTPFEGRTSLSATPQPVGLRDVLLLEPLENELEPYRQLTFVLPLEGRPQWVSLSKSLLETKDVRRLILQLLLGVLGSLLGGMVVLNRWLARRLWAPFERTLHQLQGYDVRHHQVLHLPDTRIEEFTQLNRALTSMSQRVANDYTMLKEFTENAAHETRTPLAIMQAKLEQLLQLPDLPPAAAPLISDLYTATQRLTRLHQSLTLLSKIENRQFIAAEPIRLEEVLREKLHQLEDFIQAKRLRLEVSLTPVPALPLHPALVDSLVSNLLHNAIRHNHEGGLLRVLLTATELEITNTGPALPAKEQPAQFFERFRKHNMASDSPGLGLSIVQRIGELYGFDIHYAYAPEQALHTLRVVF from the coding sequence ATGAAATTACTGGCCGCTACCAACCGCTATTACCTTTTGCTGGCGGGCTTGCTGTTCACGATCGGCAGCGTGCTGCTGTACGTGGGTGTGCTGTGGGCGCTGCGGGAAGAAGTAGAAGAGCGCTTGTTTCAGCAGCGGGAGTACCTCACGCGGGCCGTGCAGCGTACCGGTAAGTTGCCCAATACGCCCTTTGAAGGGCGCACGAGCCTCAGCGCCACGCCCCAGCCAGTGGGTCTGCGCGACGTACTGCTCCTCGAGCCCCTGGAAAATGAGCTGGAGCCCTACCGGCAACTGACCTTTGTCCTACCCCTGGAGGGCCGCCCCCAGTGGGTGTCCCTGAGTAAATCCTTGCTGGAAACCAAGGATGTGCGGCGGCTTATCCTGCAGTTGTTACTGGGCGTGCTGGGTTCGTTGCTGGGCGGGATGGTGGTGCTGAACCGTTGGCTGGCCCGCCGCCTCTGGGCCCCGTTTGAGCGCACCCTGCACCAACTGCAAGGCTATGACGTGCGGCACCACCAGGTTCTGCACCTGCCCGATACCCGCATCGAGGAATTCACGCAGCTCAACCGCGCGCTTACCAGCATGAGCCAGCGCGTGGCCAACGACTACACCATGCTCAAAGAGTTCACCGAGAACGCGGCCCACGAAACGCGGACGCCGCTGGCCATCATGCAAGCCAAACTCGAGCAGCTGCTCCAACTCCCGGATTTACCGCCCGCCGCGGCGCCCCTGATTAGTGACCTGTACACGGCGACCCAGCGGCTCACCCGGCTGCACCAGAGCCTGACGCTGTTGAGCAAAATTGAAAATCGGCAATTCATCGCTGCCGAGCCCATCCGTTTGGAGGAGGTGCTGCGCGAGAAACTGCACCAACTGGAAGATTTTATTCAGGCCAAGCGCCTGCGCTTGGAAGTATCGCTAACCCCCGTGCCAGCGCTTCCGCTCCACCCCGCTCTGGTCGATTCCTTGGTCAGCAACCTGCTACACAATGCCATCCGCCACAATCATGAGGGCGGGCTGCTGCGCGTTCTGCTCACGGCTACGGAGTTGGAAATAACCAACACGGGTCCGGCTTTACCCGCAAAGGAGCAGCCGGCGCAATTTTTCGAGCGCTTTCGCAAGCATAATATGGCCTCCGATTCGCCGGGACTGGGCCTCTCTATTGTGCAGCGCATCGGCGAGTTATACGGTTTTGACATTCACTATGCGTACGCCCCCGAGCAGGCCCTGCACACACTACGCGTTGTTTTTTAA
- a CDS encoding response regulator transcription factor — protein MKILIVEDEPTLRTSLADYLRQDGYVIELAANYAQAHEKIKLYQYDCVLLDLTLPDGNGLNLLRTLKADSSPAGVLVVSARDALDDKVLGLELGADDYLAKPFHLSELSARLRAIIRRRNFQGNRHILFQELTVFPDQGQVLVKGEPVALTRKEYDLLLYLLAHPGRVLTKESIAEHVWGDAADAADSFDFIYTHLKNLRKKLQEKGAGDYIRTIYGMGYKLSVE, from the coding sequence GTGAAAATTCTGATTGTGGAAGATGAGCCCACCCTGCGCACTTCCCTGGCCGACTACCTGCGCCAGGACGGGTACGTGATTGAGCTGGCAGCCAACTACGCGCAGGCCCACGAAAAGATCAAGCTCTACCAGTACGACTGCGTGCTGCTCGACCTAACGCTGCCCGACGGCAACGGCCTGAACTTACTGCGCACGCTCAAAGCCGATAGCTCCCCCGCCGGCGTGCTGGTCGTATCCGCCCGCGATGCCTTGGATGATAAAGTTCTGGGCTTGGAGCTGGGAGCCGATGACTATTTGGCCAAGCCCTTTCACCTGTCCGAGCTCAGCGCCCGCCTCCGAGCTATTATCCGGCGCCGCAACTTTCAGGGCAACCGCCACATCCTGTTTCAGGAATTAACCGTTTTCCCCGACCAGGGCCAGGTACTGGTTAAGGGTGAGCCCGTGGCCCTGACGCGGAAAGAATACGACCTGTTACTGTACCTACTCGCCCACCCCGGTCGCGTCCTGACGAAGGAATCAATTGCCGAGCACGTCTGGGGCGACGCGGCGGACGCGGCCGACTCGTTTGATTTTATCTATACGCACCTGAAGAACCTGCGCAAAAAGCTGCAGGAAAAAGGGGCGGGCGATTATATCCGCACCATTTACGGAATGGGTTACAAGCTGAGCGTCGAATGA
- a CDS encoding NAD-dependent epimerase/dehydratase family protein has product MPSVLVTGCAGFIGSHLCERLLADGYQVVGLDNFDPFYARSLKEANLGGFLAHPRFRFHELDLRAGPDALTHALGQTTVEVVVHLAAKAGVGPSVREPAAYLENNVLGTTHLLEWMRLQGIGKLFFASSSSVYGNSPQRPFREDQSLLQACISPYAASKLAGEQLTYTYHHLYGLSVMNARFFTVFGPRQRPDLAIHKFVRLLRAGEPIPVFGDGTTARDYTYVLDTVDGVAKGVAYLLSQPAGFHTVNLGNSHPVSLLALIQAVGDAVGIAPSWSFSPCRPATWRSPTPTSARPNSYWDMPPRLPWPKA; this is encoded by the coding sequence ATGCCTTCGGTTTTGGTTACGGGTTGCGCCGGCTTTATTGGTTCTCACCTGTGTGAGCGGCTGTTGGCCGACGGCTATCAGGTTGTGGGCCTGGACAACTTTGATCCGTTTTATGCCCGCTCCCTGAAAGAGGCGAACCTGGGGGGCTTTTTGGCGCATCCCCGGTTTCGCTTCCACGAGCTGGACCTACGCGCCGGCCCTGACGCGTTGACCCACGCACTGGGCCAGACGACCGTAGAGGTGGTGGTGCACCTGGCGGCCAAAGCTGGTGTGGGCCCCTCGGTGCGCGAGCCAGCCGCTTACCTGGAGAACAACGTGCTGGGCACTACCCACCTGCTGGAATGGATGCGGCTGCAGGGGATCGGTAAGCTGTTTTTTGCGTCCTCGTCCTCCGTGTACGGCAATTCGCCCCAGCGGCCCTTTCGGGAGGATCAGTCGTTACTGCAGGCGTGTATCTCCCCCTACGCGGCTTCCAAGCTGGCCGGCGAGCAGCTGACCTATACCTACCACCACCTCTACGGGCTGAGCGTCATGAACGCCCGCTTCTTTACCGTCTTTGGCCCCCGCCAACGGCCCGATCTGGCCATCCACAAGTTTGTGCGCCTGCTGCGGGCGGGTGAGCCAATACCCGTATTCGGCGACGGCACCACCGCCCGCGACTACACCTATGTGCTGGATACCGTCGATGGCGTGGCCAAAGGCGTCGCGTACTTACTGTCCCAACCAGCAGGCTTTCACACCGTGAACCTAGGGAACAGCCACCCTGTGAGCCTGCTAGCGCTAATTCAAGCCGTGGGCGATGCGGTCGGCATTGCCCCCAGCTGGAGTTTCAGCCCATGCAGGCCGGCGACGTGGAGGTCACCTACGCCGACATCAGCAAGGCCCAACAGCTACTGGGATATGCCCCCCAGACTTCCCTGGCCGAAGGCCTGA
- a CDS encoding ArnT family glycosyltransferase has protein sequence MHLGAPEASLMEARNFTAAREIAAGGSWLLPTMNGELRVAKPPLPTWAVAAVMRVTGPTENLGVLRLPAALMATLLVFFFWRLAQELTADLPGEVEAPGRTAWLAALVLASSLLLLTVGRDGQWDIFSNSFLVGALWGLVRGWRQRGSGYGWFALGGLFLGLSILSKGPVALYSLLLPFLGCFLSPLSPWRATVRTHWRGGLVAAGVGLVMGAAWPWYVLYHVAPEALRVAQLEVAAWSDRHVKSLWYYGQLPVFTGVWVIVALAALVVPYSRPRLQRYVPVAFTLAWLITALVLLSVVPEKKTRYMLPLLPPLVLLMGGFSGLGRSCFASGSCPELTVWCSEVGRACWRWCAG, from the coding sequence ATGCACCTGGGGGCCCCCGAGGCCAGCCTGATGGAAGCACGCAATTTCACGGCCGCCCGCGAAATTGCGGCCGGCGGCTCCTGGCTGTTACCGACCATGAACGGCGAGCTGCGGGTGGCCAAGCCCCCGCTGCCGACCTGGGCCGTAGCAGCGGTGATGCGCGTGACGGGACCGACGGAGAACCTCGGGGTACTGCGGCTGCCGGCGGCGCTAATGGCTACCCTGCTGGTGTTTTTCTTCTGGCGGCTCGCTCAGGAGCTCACCGCCGACTTGCCCGGCGAAGTGGAAGCGCCGGGCCGCACCGCCTGGCTCGCGGCGCTGGTCCTGGCCAGTAGCCTGCTGCTGCTCACGGTCGGCCGTGATGGACAGTGGGATATCTTCTCTAACAGCTTCTTGGTCGGGGCCTTATGGGGGCTCGTGCGGGGCTGGCGGCAGCGCGGCAGCGGCTACGGCTGGTTTGCGCTGGGGGGCTTATTCCTGGGGTTGAGTATCCTGAGTAAAGGACCCGTGGCGCTGTATAGCCTGCTGCTCCCCTTTCTGGGCTGCTTTCTCTCGCCCCTATCTCCCTGGCGGGCCACGGTCCGTACCCACTGGCGCGGGGGGCTCGTAGCGGCGGGCGTAGGGCTAGTGATGGGCGCAGCGTGGCCTTGGTATGTACTCTACCACGTGGCACCCGAGGCGCTGCGCGTCGCCCAACTAGAGGTGGCGGCGTGGTCGGATCGCCACGTCAAGTCCCTTTGGTACTATGGGCAGCTGCCGGTGTTCACAGGCGTCTGGGTGATCGTGGCCCTGGCCGCGCTCGTGGTGCCCTATAGCCGGCCCCGCCTTCAGCGCTATGTGCCCGTGGCGTTCACGCTGGCTTGGCTCATTACCGCGTTGGTGTTGCTAAGCGTAGTGCCCGAAAAGAAAACGCGGTACATGCTGCCCCTGCTGCCGCCGCTGGTGTTGCTGATGGGGGGCTTCTCCGGTCTTGGGAGGTCCTGTTTCGCGAGCGGGTCGTGCCCCGAGCTGACCGTTTGGTGCTCAGAAGTTGGGCGGGCTTGCTGGCGTTGGTGTGCGGGCTGA